One Peterkaempfera bronchialis DNA window includes the following coding sequences:
- a CDS encoding MFS transporter, with protein MTSPSSLRHRPWPAVLVQERPRPERIRSRPGAWWLAVATVCFGAFMGQLDASIVTLAYGGLRSDFGVSPAAVEWVSLAYLLTLVALLVPVGRLADAHGRKLFYLYGFVVFTAASAACGLAPSLGALVVFRVLQAAGAAMLQANSVALVTTSAPRGRLRTALGVQAAAQALGLALGPTVGGALVATLGWRWVFGINVPVGIVAVVLGYYLLPRTRTRHRAARFDALGLLLMATATTSALLGVSAASGLALPAGAVVALFAVAAGAGWAFTVRQRRTAAPLVDLALLRPRAVSLGLLGALCGYLVLFGPLVLVPVVLTGAGSSELTAGLVLTALPTGFGLAAAGADRLLPRALSDRGRCLTGAAVCAAALAGLLAVPLTVAWLTPLLALLGLGLGVFTPANNTVIMSAFPARVSGTGGGLVNMARGLGTALGVALVTLALHLAPGTGAAEGPRWAVLVLLGVAAAAALTAWLAPRGRGGGRRCCTR; from the coding sequence ATGACGTCACCGTCGTCGCTGCGGCACCGCCCCTGGCCTGCGGTACTGGTCCAGGAGCGGCCCCGTCCGGAGCGCATACGCAGCAGGCCCGGCGCCTGGTGGCTGGCCGTGGCCACGGTCTGCTTCGGCGCCTTCATGGGGCAGTTGGACGCCAGCATCGTCACCCTGGCCTACGGCGGCCTGCGCAGCGACTTCGGGGTGTCGCCGGCTGCCGTGGAATGGGTCTCGCTGGCCTACCTCCTCACCCTGGTCGCCCTGCTGGTCCCGGTCGGACGGCTCGCGGACGCGCATGGCCGCAAGCTCTTCTACCTCTACGGGTTCGTGGTCTTCACCGCCGCCTCCGCCGCCTGCGGACTGGCGCCCTCGCTGGGGGCGCTGGTCGTCTTCCGCGTCCTCCAGGCCGCCGGGGCGGCGATGCTCCAGGCCAACAGCGTGGCCCTGGTGACCACCAGCGCGCCGCGCGGCCGACTGCGCACCGCGCTGGGCGTGCAGGCAGCCGCCCAGGCTCTGGGACTGGCCCTCGGCCCTACGGTCGGCGGTGCGCTGGTGGCCACGCTCGGCTGGCGCTGGGTCTTCGGCATCAACGTCCCGGTCGGGATCGTCGCCGTGGTGCTGGGGTACTACCTGCTGCCCCGCACCCGCACCCGCCACCGGGCCGCCCGGTTCGACGCGCTGGGCCTGCTCCTGATGGCCACCGCCACCACCAGCGCCCTGCTGGGAGTCTCCGCCGCCTCCGGGCTGGCGCTGCCCGCCGGGGCCGTCGTCGCGCTCTTCGCGGTGGCCGCCGGCGCCGGGTGGGCGTTCACCGTACGGCAGCGCCGGACGGCCGCGCCGCTGGTCGACCTGGCCCTGCTGCGGCCCCGGGCCGTCTCCCTGGGACTGCTGGGGGCGCTCTGCGGCTACCTGGTCCTGTTCGGGCCGCTGGTGCTGGTGCCGGTGGTCCTCACCGGGGCCGGCTCCTCGGAACTCACGGCGGGGCTGGTGCTCACCGCCCTGCCCACCGGGTTCGGCCTGGCGGCGGCCGGTGCGGACCGGCTGCTGCCCCGCGCCCTGTCCGACCGGGGCCGCTGCCTCACGGGGGCGGCGGTCTGCGCTGCGGCGCTGGCCGGACTGCTCGCCGTCCCGCTGACGGTGGCCTGGCTGACGCCGCTGCTGGCACTGCTCGGGCTGGGACTGGGCGTCTTCACCCCCGCCAACAACACCGTGATCATGTCCGCCTTCCCCGCCCGGGTCTCCGGCACCGGCGGCGGCCTGGTCAACATGGCCCGGGGCCTGGGCACCGCACTGGGCGTCGCCCTGGTCACCCTCGCCCTCCACCTCGCCCCGGGGACGGGGGCAGCGGAGGGGCCTCGGTGGGCGGTGCTGGTGCTGCTTGGCGTGGCTGCTGCGGCGGCTCTTACGGCGTGGCTCGCCCCCCGTGGCCGGGGCGGGGGCCGCCGCTGCTGTACGCGGTGA
- a CDS encoding methylated-DNA--[protein]-cysteine S-methyltransferase, whose product MTDPTDPTDPTDPTDPTGTLWTTLDSPLGTLLLRGEDDGTGRTLLTAVTAPGQKGAPAVPPPVRNHAPERFAAAAEQLTAYFAGELTAFSLPLAPTGTAFRQRIWQALDDIPYGTTVTYGQLAAAAGESPLAVRAVGGAVGANPLLVVRPCHRVIGANGSLTGFAAGVERKRMLLALESGAAGPLGALF is encoded by the coding sequence ATGACCGACCCGACCGACCCGACCGACCCGACCGACCCGACCGACCCGACCGGCACCCTCTGGACCACGCTGGACAGCCCGCTGGGCACCCTGCTGCTCCGCGGCGAGGACGACGGGACAGGGCGCACCCTGCTCACCGCCGTGACCGCGCCCGGGCAGAAGGGAGCGCCCGCCGTCCCGCCGCCGGTCCGGAATCACGCGCCCGAGCGCTTCGCCGCTGCGGCGGAGCAGCTGACCGCCTACTTCGCCGGTGAGCTGACCGCCTTCTCGCTGCCGCTCGCACCGACCGGCACCGCCTTCCGGCAGCGGATCTGGCAGGCCCTGGACGACATCCCGTACGGCACCACCGTCACCTACGGCCAACTGGCGGCCGCCGCCGGGGAGTCGCCGCTCGCGGTGCGGGCGGTCGGCGGCGCGGTCGGTGCCAACCCGCTGCTGGTGGTGCGGCCCTGCCACCGGGTGATCGGCGCCAATGGCTCGCTGACCGGCTTTGCCGCCGGGGTGGAGCGCAAGCGCATGCTGCTGGCGCTGGAGAGCGGCGCAGCCGGCCCCCTCGGCGCGCTCTTCTGA
- a CDS encoding helix-turn-helix domain-containing protein: protein MLGFVGLDDREESAYRALVGVGAAAAPELARRLGAAEDEIAVALRRLEQRGLAAPSPGRPERYVAAPPAVALGALLSQRRHELDQAELAVSALAREYRVGAADMAAHDLMEVVTGLEAVRHRFEQLQLGARREVLAMVTARPVAVTGEENAAEERAVERGVAYRVVVERSLLSRPGGLVELAAALGRDEQVRMVDAVPSKLIVADRSMALIPLTAGSASTEPAALVVHASGLLEALVGLFEAVWEHARPVRLSGAVAEQSEPDQPDGTDLQILSLLLMGLTDSSVAKQLELGLRTVQRRVKRLMDMAAVSTRMQLGWHAYEKGWVQRQPAGAQAAAPDDAARGA, encoded by the coding sequence GTGCTCGGCTTCGTCGGACTGGACGACCGCGAGGAGAGCGCCTACCGCGCGCTGGTCGGGGTGGGCGCGGCTGCCGCGCCTGAGCTGGCGCGGCGGTTGGGCGCCGCCGAGGACGAGATCGCCGTGGCGCTGCGGCGGTTGGAGCAGCGCGGGCTGGCGGCTCCGTCGCCGGGTCGGCCGGAGCGGTATGTGGCGGCCCCGCCCGCGGTGGCCCTGGGCGCGCTGCTCTCCCAGCGCAGGCATGAGCTGGACCAGGCGGAGCTTGCGGTCTCGGCGCTGGCCCGGGAGTACCGGGTGGGCGCGGCGGACATGGCGGCGCACGACCTGATGGAGGTGGTGACGGGCCTGGAGGCGGTGCGGCACCGCTTCGAGCAGTTGCAGTTGGGGGCCCGGCGGGAGGTGCTGGCGATGGTCACCGCGCGGCCCGTCGCGGTGACCGGGGAGGAGAACGCCGCCGAGGAGCGCGCGGTGGAGCGCGGTGTGGCGTACCGGGTGGTGGTGGAGCGCAGCCTGCTGAGCCGCCCCGGCGGCCTGGTGGAGCTGGCCGCCGCGCTCGGCCGTGATGAGCAGGTGCGGATGGTGGACGCGGTGCCGTCGAAGCTGATCGTGGCGGACCGGTCGATGGCGCTGATCCCGCTGACGGCGGGTTCGGCCTCGACCGAGCCGGCCGCGCTGGTGGTGCACGCCAGCGGGTTGCTGGAGGCGCTGGTCGGGCTGTTCGAGGCGGTGTGGGAGCACGCCCGTCCGGTACGGCTCTCGGGTGCCGTGGCGGAGCAGTCCGAGCCGGACCAGCCGGACGGCACCGACCTCCAGATTCTGTCGCTGCTGCTGATGGGCCTCACGGACAGCAGCGTCGCCAAGCAGCTGGAGCTGGGGCTGCGCACGGTGCAGCGGCGGGTGAAGCGGCTGATGGACATGGCGGCGGTGTCCACCAGGATGCAGCTGGGGTGGCATGCGTACGAGAAGGGATGGGTGCAGCGGCAGCCTGCGGGGGCGCAGGCTGCGGCGCCGGACGATGCCGCCCGGGGTGCGTAG
- a CDS encoding DUF3105 domain-containing protein, whose product MGSASKQAAATRRARIEQLRQEEKRRERRNKIIAFTVSVLVLAGMVGGGFWIVSDANSKDDAKKAVAAASASAKAQAAKVEISGVKTWKDLTFNHVQGKVDYPMTPPVGGDHNAAWLDCDGKVYDKQVPNENAVHSLEHGAVWVTYNDKASQSDITTLSEKVAKTPYSLMSPYPSEKGTITLSAWGTQLVVDSATDPRVNQFFLKYVQGPQTREPGASCSDVGVMP is encoded by the coding sequence ATGGGTTCCGCTTCCAAGCAGGCCGCGGCGACGCGCAGAGCGCGTATCGAGCAGCTGCGGCAGGAGGAGAAGCGCCGCGAGCGCCGCAACAAGATCATCGCCTTTACGGTGTCGGTCCTAGTGCTCGCGGGCATGGTCGGCGGCGGTTTCTGGATCGTCTCCGACGCCAACAGCAAGGACGACGCCAAGAAGGCCGTCGCCGCCGCCTCGGCCTCCGCCAAGGCGCAGGCCGCCAAGGTCGAGATATCCGGGGTGAAGACCTGGAAGGACCTCACCTTCAACCATGTCCAGGGCAAGGTCGACTATCCGATGACCCCGCCGGTCGGCGGGGACCACAATGCAGCGTGGCTCGACTGCGACGGCAAGGTCTACGACAAGCAGGTGCCGAACGAGAACGCGGTGCACTCGCTGGAGCACGGCGCGGTCTGGGTCACCTACAACGACAAGGCCAGCCAGTCCGACATCACGACGCTGTCCGAGAAGGTCGCCAAGACCCCGTACTCGCTGATGAGCCCGTACCCGAGCGAGAAGGGGACCATCACCCTCTCCGCCTGGGGCACCCAGCTGGTGGTGGACAGTGCCACGGACCCTCGGGTGAACCAGTTCTTCCTCAAGTATGTGCAGGGGCCGCAGACGCGTGAGCCCGGGGCGTCGTGCAGCGATGTCGGGGTGATGCCGTGA
- a CDS encoding DUF305 domain-containing protein: MPGRRQRRLWWPAAVAGFAALCVGALAMVVGASGGSPASAGERPAAVAPADDSADAGFARDMSVHHQQAVNMSFIVRDRTRDPEVRLLAFDIINTQANQRGMMTGWLDQWGLTQTSKAKPMAWMQMGHDYQAHDGSLMPGMATNADLDRLRTADAKTAEVLFLQLMIEHHKGGVAMADGYLGLSHNAVEKRLAETMVVGQMSEIKLMTDMLTARGAKPLS; encoded by the coding sequence ATGCCCGGGCGTCGGCAGCGCCGGCTGTGGTGGCCCGCTGCGGTGGCGGGGTTTGCCGCGCTCTGCGTGGGCGCGCTGGCGATGGTGGTCGGGGCGTCCGGCGGTTCGCCGGCTTCCGCCGGGGAGCGGCCCGCAGCGGTGGCGCCGGCGGACGACTCGGCTGACGCCGGGTTCGCCCGGGACATGTCGGTCCACCACCAGCAGGCGGTCAATATGTCGTTCATCGTCCGCGACCGCACCCGCGACCCGGAGGTGCGGCTGCTGGCCTTCGACATCATCAACACCCAGGCCAACCAGCGCGGCATGATGACCGGCTGGCTCGACCAGTGGGGCCTGACGCAGACCTCCAAGGCCAAGCCGATGGCCTGGATGCAGATGGGCCACGACTACCAGGCGCACGACGGCTCGCTGATGCCCGGCATGGCGACCAACGCGGACCTGGACCGGCTGCGCACGGCCGACGCCAAGACCGCCGAGGTGCTCTTCCTCCAGCTGATGATCGAGCACCACAAGGGCGGTGTGGCGATGGCCGACGGATACCTCGGACTCAGCCACAACGCGGTGGAGAAGCGGCTGGCGGAGACGATGGTGGTCGGGCAGATGTCCGAGATCAAGCTGATGACGGACATGCTGACCGCTCGCGGGGCCAAGCCGCTGAGCTGA
- a CDS encoding MarR family winged helix-turn-helix transcriptional regulator yields the protein MPQPQEQPPEPTGRTGRTGTTAPTSVLEANAAAQRAQRLADVITRLRRALRSSIRTEYPWESLPMAQVELLQTLAAAPLRVGELAGRQRLAPNTVSGLVGKLLDAGFVDRQPDPGDRRTARIALTEAGHRQLADWQRAHEQRMATALASLSPAERDLVMLALPGLERLADVLADPIDPAGATGATGAAAPAAEQPPGRRTGTANGG from the coding sequence ATGCCGCAGCCCCAGGAGCAGCCCCCTGAACCCACCGGACGCACCGGGCGCACCGGAACTACCGCGCCCACCTCCGTACTTGAGGCGAACGCCGCAGCACAGCGGGCTCAGCGGCTGGCGGATGTGATCACCCGGCTGCGGCGGGCGCTGCGCAGCAGCATCCGCACCGAGTACCCCTGGGAGTCGCTGCCGATGGCCCAGGTGGAGCTGTTGCAGACGCTCGCCGCCGCGCCGCTGCGGGTCGGCGAACTCGCCGGGCGGCAGCGGCTGGCGCCGAACACGGTGAGCGGGCTGGTCGGGAAGCTGCTCGACGCCGGGTTCGTGGACCGCCAGCCGGACCCGGGCGACCGCCGCACCGCGCGGATCGCCCTCACCGAGGCGGGCCACCGGCAGTTGGCCGACTGGCAGCGCGCCCATGAGCAGCGGATGGCCACCGCGCTGGCCTCGCTCTCCCCCGCCGAGCGCGACCTGGTGATGCTGGCCCTGCCGGGGCTGGAACGCCTCGCGGACGTGCTCGCCGACCCCATCGACCCGGCCGGAGCCACCGGTGCCACCGGGGCAGCAGCCCCGGCCGCCGAGCAGCCTCCCGGGCGCCGCACCGGCACCGCAAACGGCGGCTGA